The Bradyrhizobium oligotrophicum S58 genome contains the following window.
GCCGAGAACGACGGCCACGAAGAGGACAGCCGTGATCCAGTAGAGCAGCACGACCTTGCCGAGATAGAGCAGCGTGCCGCTGCCATGGGTGCCGATCGCCGCCGCCATGGCGCCGAAGGCGCCGATCGGCGCCAGCTTCATGATGAAGCCGAGCATGCGGAACAGAATATCCTGCCCTTCCTCGATGCCATGCAGGATCGCCGAGTCCTTCTTCAGGCCGACGCTCAGCGCCGCACCGACCATCACCGAGATCAACAGGACCTGGAGGATCTCGCCCTTGGCGAAGGCGTCGACGATCGTGGTCGGAATGATGCTGAGGAAGAAGCCGACGGCGGTGAAGTTGCTTGCCGAGTTGGAGAGGCGCGTCACGCTCTCATTGAGCGCGAGATTGCCGGCGTGCAGTCCGGCCCCCGGCTGGAAGACGTTGACCGCGATGAAGCCCACGACCATGCCGAGCGTGGTCAGGATCTCGAAATACAGCAGGGATTTGAAAGCGAGCCGGCCGAGCTGGCGCATGTCGCGCACATGGGTCAGGCCGAGCACGACCGAACAGAAGATGATCGGTCCGAGCATCATGCGCAACAGCGCGATGAACGCGTCGCCGAGCGGTTTCATCTGAACGGCGGCCTCGGGCGCCGTCAGGCCGACAACGATCGCGATGATGATCGCGATCAGGACCTGGACGTACAGCTGGCGGATGATCGCCATGGCTCGTTTCGCTCCCCTCATGGACGAGATGGAATCCTCGTTCCCGTTTGTGGGCGAACTAGAGCAGACGCAGGCGCGCTATGTCCAAATCAATCTTTAGATTGCGTGCTATGCCGGCCAGGCATGGCTCGCGGCCAGCGCCCAGACATCGTAACTGAGGCGATCCGGCATGCCGTCGGCGAGCAAAACGGGCGGAAGCGCGTTGCGCTCCCGCCCTTGGCCGCTCACATGGAGCAACTGCTATTGCTGCTGGTCGATGACCTGGACCACCTTCTGGTCACGCGGATCGATCAGCACGACCTGATCGCCGATCGCCAGATACTGGTAGTTCGCGAGTTCCGGATTGGCGCGGGCGAGTTCGTCGGGCACGCGACGCAGGCTCAGGCAGCTCGAGCCGGATGAGGTTGATGACGACGTCGTCGTCGATCCGACGGTGCCCGTCTCCGTCGCCGCGCGGCGCAGGATCTGGCGCTGATCGTCGGACAGCACGATGCGGGTCGAGTTCACGCCATAGCTGCCGCGGTCATAGCCGCCGCGATCGGCGCGCATGCCGTTCTGCGGGATGACGTCGACGATCTCGCGGCTGCGCGGGTCGATGATCGCGATCTCGTCATGCACGACCGTGTATTCGTAGCCGCGATATTCCGGCACGATGGTCACGATGTCGGTCGGCAGCGGACGCGGCCGCACGCGCTCCGGCAGGCGCTCGCCGACGTTGATGCGAATGTCGATATCAGTGCGGGCGCGGTCGAAATCGTGATCGCGGCGCAGCTGATCGACCACGCGCGTCTTCTGCTGGTCGTTCACCGAGACCTGCGTGCTGGTGCGGTTGCTGTTGGTCTGGGCCTGATTGTTGGCCTGTCCAGTCGCATCCGGCTTGCTCGCGCCGGCCGGACCGGTCGGCTGGTTCTGCTGCGCGGTGGTATTCTTGTTATCAGTGCTGCCCGGCTGGTCGGCCTGTTTGTTGCGATCGGTGGCCTGCTTGTCAGTGGCCTGCTTGTCGGCGGCCTGCTTGTCGGCGGCCTGGTCCGACGTACCGGTCTTGCGTTCATCCTGGCTTTGCCGGCTCTTGTCGGCGCCGTTGCGATCGGCCTCGCGATCCGACTTCCGGTCCGTCGCGCCCGACTTGGTCTCGGTGGCCCGATCCTCGCCCTTGCGCGGCTCGTCGGCGCGGCCCTGCTGCTGCTTCGCGTCAGCCTTGCCCTTGCTGTCCGGCTGCTTGTCGGCCTGCTTGCTGTCGGACGGCGACTTGGTCTCTGCGCTCTCCTTGGCGTCGCGATCGCGCTGGGCCGAGGCGGGTCCGCCCTTGCTCTGTTCTGCGCTCTGCTTGGCATCGTGCGCCGAGCGCTCCGGCGAACGCTCTTGAGCCTGTTCCCGGCCCGCTGCCGCCGGCGACGGCTCGCTGCGGCGCAACTCCTGCGCGTTCTGCTTCGTCTCTGACGCGCCGCGTTCCGTAGCCGCTGCACCGCCCTTGGCCTCAGCGGCCGGACGCGCTGCCTCGCGCGGCGACGCAGCTGCAGCGCCGCCCTCGTGCTTCATCTCCGATTGCGCCGATGCAGCACCCGATGCCGTGCCGATCGTGAGGATGATTGCGGCCGTTCCCAGCCAATGTTTCGTCGTCATATGAAAACCTCCTTGGTTCCATGCCCCGTGGGAATCGGGCGGACAACGCAAACAGCCGCCCGGCGTTGCCGGACGGCGCGAGAAAAAACTACGGAACGATTTGGATGAACGGCGTCAGGCCGCGCGATCGAGATGGGCGACCAGGCCGGCGAACAGGCCGCGGCCGTCGGTGCAGCCCATGATGTCCTCGACGTGATTCTCGGGATGCGGCATCATACCGAGCACATTCCCGTTCTCATTGACGATGCCGGCGATCGAATGCGCGGCGCCATTGATGTTGCTGGTGTCGCCGACGTTACCTTCCGCCGAGCAGTAGCGATAGAGCACGCGGCCGTCGCCGTTGAGCCGCTTCAGCGTCTCCTCGTCCGCGGCATAATTGCCCTCGCCATGCGCGACCGGCACGCGGATCACCTGGCCCGCATTGTAGCCGCGGGTGAACGGCGAGTCCGAGCGCTCGACCCGCAGATGCACGTCCTTGCAGATGAATCTGAGCCGGTCATTGCGCATCAGGATGCCCGGAAGCAGCCCCGATTCGCACAGGATCTGGAAGCCGTTGCAGACGCCGAGCACGAGGCCGCCCTTGGCCGCGTGATCGCGCACCGCATCCATGACGGGCGCCCGCGCCGCGATCGCGCCACAGCGCAGATAATCGCCATAGGAGAAGCCGCCGGGGACGACGACCAGATCGGTGCCCTTGGGCAGCGACGTCTCGGCGTGCCAGACCATCGCCGGCTCATGGCCGGAGATCATGCGCAGCGCCCGCGCCATGTCGCGTTCGCGATTGATGCCGGGGAAGACGAGAACGGCGGATTTCATGATCTTTAAGTGCTTGCTCGAGGATCGCTCCCTCGCGGCCACGCGAGAGTATTTGAGTCAGACGAGAGCTCCCGGTTCAACGCGCGCACGCCGGCAAGGAGATCATCGACCGAATGTTCGACATGGACCAAGTCACGCGAGATCTCCAGCATAAGCTCGTAGATCTCGCGGACCGTCACAGCCATCGCCTACCCCAAGAGCTCCACCCGGTAATTCTCGATCACCGTGTTGGCGAGCAGCTTGTCGGCGGCCGCCTTGAGCGCAGCCTCCGCCTTGGCCTTGTCGGCACCGGCGAGCTCGATGTCGAACACCTTGCCCTGCCGCACGCTCGCGACGCCGTCGACGCCAAGCGATTTCAGGGCACCCTCGATCGCCTTACCCTGGGGATCGAGGACACCGGATTTCAGCGTCACCGTGACACGCGCTTTCACGTCATTCACCTCAGAAACTTGCCCTTAGCTCTTGACCAGGACCGGACCGGAGCCCGCCGGACGCTCGTTCTCGATGAGGATGCCGAGCCGCTTGGCGACCTCAGTATAGGCCTCCAGAAGGCCGCCAAGATCACGGCGGAAGCGGTCCTTGTCGAGCTTCTCGTTCGACTTGATGTCCCACAACCGGCAGGAATCGGGGGAAATCT
Protein-coding sequences here:
- a CDS encoding C4-dicarboxylate transporter DctA, which translates into the protein MAIIRQLYVQVLIAIIIAIVVGLTAPEAAVQMKPLGDAFIALLRMMLGPIIFCSVVLGLTHVRDMRQLGRLAFKSLLYFEILTTLGMVVGFIAVNVFQPGAGLHAGNLALNESVTRLSNSASNFTAVGFFLSIIPTTIVDAFAKGEILQVLLISVMVGAALSVGLKKDSAILHGIEEGQDILFRMLGFIMKLAPIGAFGAMAAAIGTHGSGTLLYLGKVVLLYWITAVLFVAVVLGSVCAIMRLSLLKLLRLIREELLLVLGTASGEVALPRLMQKLEQAGCDGSIVGFVLPAGYSFNLDGTGIYMAIAVGFIAQATDTPFTYGQQVAVLAVMLLTSKGGTTVAGGAFIKLAATLQSVRVLPLNGLGLLFGIDRLMATCTALTNVIGNTVAVFVIARWENALDTAKLDAYLAGTAAPVADEAEAARAAIVGAGE
- a CDS encoding DUF1236 domain-containing protein, producing MTTKHWLGTAAIILTIGTASGAASAQSEMKHEGGAAAASPREAARPAAEAKGGAAATERGASETKQNAQELRRSEPSPAAAGREQAQERSPERSAHDAKQSAEQSKGGPASAQRDRDAKESAETKSPSDSKQADKQPDSKGKADAKQQQGRADEPRKGEDRATETKSGATDRKSDREADRNGADKSRQSQDERKTGTSDQAADKQAADKQATDKQATDRNKQADQPGSTDNKNTTAQQNQPTGPAGASKPDATGQANNQAQTNSNRTSTQVSVNDQQKTRVVDQLRRDHDFDRARTDIDIRINVGERLPERVRPRPLPTDIVTIVPEYRGYEYTVVHDEIAIIDPRSREIVDVIPQNGMRADRGGYDRGSYGVNSTRIVLSDDQRQILRRAATETGTVGSTTTSSSTSSGSSCLSLRRVPDELARANPELANYQYLAIGDQVVLIDPRDQKVVQVIDQQQ
- the purQ gene encoding phosphoribosylformylglycinamidine synthase subunit PurQ, which produces MKSAVLVFPGINRERDMARALRMISGHEPAMVWHAETSLPKGTDLVVVPGGFSYGDYLRCGAIAARAPVMDAVRDHAAKGGLVLGVCNGFQILCESGLLPGILMRNDRLRFICKDVHLRVERSDSPFTRGYNAGQVIRVPVAHGEGNYAADEETLKRLNGDGRVLYRYCSAEGNVGDTSNINGAAHSIAGIVNENGNVLGMMPHPENHVEDIMGCTDGRGLFAGLVAHLDRAA
- the purS gene encoding phosphoribosylformylglycinamidine synthase subunit PurS; the encoded protein is MKARVTVTLKSGVLDPQGKAIEGALKSLGVDGVASVRQGKVFDIELAGADKAKAEAALKAAADKLLANTVIENYRVELLG